The Lolium rigidum isolate FL_2022 chromosome 1, APGP_CSIRO_Lrig_0.1, whole genome shotgun sequence region GATAACAAATAACACCCTCAAAAGGACCGCTAACGCAATCAAGCCCTTGAGCACTGCCGGCGAGACGCAGCCTCGAggcgcccaccgcgccgccgcttTTGCCCCAACTGAGGAGGTCACCACTAGATGCagtttaggctggtcatagtggggagtaacttagactagtaacatatgccatgttactagtctaagttactaccttcatagtgggtagtaacttatatgtggtgtcatgcattatgtcatttattatgttgtagactcattttgccttggggtgtgtgatgttatggtaacatagctagttaccacctcactctctttcttcatttattgacatgccatgtcaccaaaatgtcttgagatgtgtgatgttactagctatgttactcccactatgagcagtcttaggtgTACACATATTTATCAAACTCGTGTGGGCGTGTAGTGTTCTCCCCATCCTCCAGCAAGTCATGCTTCCAACTCTTGCCGCCGTCGACGCTGTCCCAGCACTCCCGGCCCTCAGCCGCGGCGCGCCGGCGCTTGGCCACCCGGAGGATGACGGCATCGACCGCGACGTCGAAGGCGTCCTTGAAGGTGACGCCCTTGGCCGCCGGGTCCCTGTACATGACGGTTGGTATGAGCCGGATGACCTCTTCCCGCATCTGCGCCACCTTGGCCGGCGGTATCTTGGTGAGCACCTCCTCGATGCTGGCGTTCTTGTCGACGACGTCACCGTGGTGGATGAACACGGAGTAACTCCGGTAGTCCCTGGGCAGGTGCCAGATGTACTGGAGGTAGGCGGAGATGGGGTGGAAGAAGACCGGGATGCAGCCGGCGAGGATGCTGTCGAAGGTGGACTTGCGCGTGTACGCGTCCCCGCGCGGCTGCACGCAGAACTCGGCGCTCTCCAGCAGCTGCATGGTCCGGGCCGGCGTGGCTGCTACACTCGTGTCGATGTCGAACATGGCGCAGCGGCTGGACCTGTCGCACTGCTCCATTATCTGGGAGCGCACGGTCCTCTTGCTGCTTGGCCGGGACGCGCCGGCGAAGCCCCAGAGCCACCTGCGCTCGGCCCGCCGCATGCGACCCTGCCAGCTGGAGACGTCGGCGTCGGAGGAGGCGTGGTAGTGCGACGGGAACGGCACGGCGAAGTCGAAGCCGTGATACGGGCTGGCCTCCACGGTGAGCACCGTGGCGTTGCGGATGGCGGGGTAGGTCATGAGGGAGTTGCCGCCCTTGCCGGTGGCACCGGGCTCGCGGAGGAAGTCCCAGCTGCCACGGCCGGCGAGCAGGAAGTGGTCGCGCCCACCCATGGCGCGCCACTCGGGACGCCGGAGAAGCCACTCCACGAGGTCACGCGGCAGGGCCTCGCGGGCGGCGACGTCGGGGCTCTCCTGGCCCATGTACCTCATCACGTCCAGCCCGGCGTAGAACGGGATGtacaccgcggcggcggcggcggggtcggaGGTCAGGCACTCGTGCCGCTTCATCCGGGCGTGGAAGATCAGGGCCAGCATGAACTGGTCGGTGTCGTAGGCTCCCGTCTCCGGGAGCgagccgccctcgccgccgccggtgatgGTCGGGCCGAACCCGTCGTTGGCCGCGTGCTTGCACACGTCGGTGGAAGCGGTGAGGCTGCGGCAGTCGCGAACGAGGTCGGCGTTGAACCGTGGCGGCAGGTCGTACATGTACACGTACCGGCCGGCACACTTGTCGTCCGAGAGCCCTAACTGGAACGCCGGCGCGATCTTGAGCTGGGAGAAGAAGCCTGCTGGCTTCGGCTGTTGGAGGATGAATAGCACGGCCCAGAACATGGCGCAGAGCAGTGCCAGGTAGAGTGTCCGAGTCGGCCGGACGATGCCTGATCTCTCGGCCCCGTCGTTGCCATCTCTCGAGAAGGGCTTCATCGCTGGTGCAGTGCCGATCTGCATGCAGACAGGTAGACCAGAGCATGCCATTAGTACTAGAGCAATACGTACACCCCACTGAGGTATCATCTTGTGTGAATCAGCCAACTCTTCTTTTCTCGTATCGATACATTGATCCTTGCAGCAGGGCGCGCTTGGATTTCCCGCGGGCGACTACCCAGTACTTGGAAGTATCAACCTATTAATGGCCAGGTTGACTGATTACTGATACCACTACATAACCGCGTAAACAAAAGTTGATCAAACAAAGAAAAGAACACAAATTCAGGTTGACTGATTACTGATACCACTACATAACCGCGTAAACAAAAGTTGATCAAACAAAGAAAAGAACATAAAATTTTACGTGTAAAATTCAAACGGGAAAATGACGGAACGCATGGTGACGTATCACTATATTGggaggagtattacaatacacgagaggaTAAACCCTCTACGTGTTATTAATATGGTGGAACTCTCTCCATCTATTTTATGACTACTAGAACTATATATATAGGGgcaaacaactctctttcttggCGGACACGAAATAGAGTTGTAGATGTGATACGTATAGCACGGTTGGCATGCCGTAGTGCGCCATgactccttccatagtacaacagCTAAATATATTTCGGATCATATTCAACATGTTGTGTCCAGAGTAAATAAATAGATGAGGTCGTGTGTGGCCACCATCGGCGTCGGGGCTAGAGGAATTAACCGGGAGGAGAGGGAGCCCAACCCTGGACGTGGTGTGTGTCCACCCATTATTATATGGAGGAGTGAAAGCCTCAGACTCTGTGCACGGCAACCATCTCCGTTCGCATGTTGCTAGTGGTGGGGCTCTCGATGCGGTCATGGTAGCGGAAGGGGAAGGAAAACTGGATGCGGCCGGAGCCGGGCGTAGCAGGCAACTTGAGGAGGTGGTATGTCCGACCTTCGGGGTGCCTTTTGGCCCGGACACCCCCCCCTCCCGGGAACTTTCGACCTACACTAACCCCGGAATATCTGGGCCTACGAGTGTGCAATGGTCATAAATATGAGAGGGGGACTATAAATAGGAACCCCTTCTTCCCCAAGGAGGCTGCCcgctttttttctctctctcttctccattACTGCAAAGCTTCAAGTTGGTGGATCTCCCACCCTCGACAATCAATCAACCCCATATTTGAGAAAGTGAAGGAGAAGGGCTATATCTACCATTTAACTAAGGAATTTGAATTTGTCCTTGATTACATTGTGGAACTTGTAATGCAACCCTAGATATCTCTTGTACGGATCCTTATGAAGAGACCATCTTGAGGCTTGCTTGGTGTTTGTACAAGCTCAAGgacggtgttgggagcctccaattgagtTGTGGAGTCGTGCCCCAACCTTGTGTGAATATTTGGTAGCCACCTCGATCAACACAGCCTAGTGGAAGTGAGTTCACCTTTATGGTGGTCTCACACCGGAGAAGAAGGTCAAGCCTTTGTAGTTGCTGGTAGGCCTTTGTGGCGCCACACCTctccaacgtagacgtacttcgctTAGAATGGAACTATGGGAAACAAACTCATGTCACATGTCTTCCTGGTGGTTACCTCTTTTTCTttaccttgttatttttattgcaagttCCTTGTCGTTGTTTCTTATATAGGTTGTTCGCCTTGATTGCAAAAAATCGATcttttcactagtaggaaaacccttataggcggagcttagttctgtggcgcaccactaaaaatgcgccacagaatgttattttgtggcgcaccatgctgggtgcgccacagaaatagcttaattttgtggcgcactactgaaccctgcgccacagaaattatatggggcccacatcctgccaccaccaattattagtgtaggtatttctgtggcgcacatggcgtgctgcgccacagaaataactatttctgtggcgcacgtgcttcggtgcaccacagaagtagttgattctgtggcgcacttgttcgggtgcgccacagaactaaggtaacttatatcatcgcccgtgccctcccccacgcctgttcacctctcccctctcccctctcctccgatccgccgcgcgccgccatggtcgtcgccatcgccatcgccgccgccttcctccgcgagggccgcatgccgccacggtcctcccatccccgccacctgcagcacaagctgccgctacggcgaggaggggccgccgcgaggaggggccgccgtcgcgtgaaggtggaggagccgccgcgtcctcctcctcctccaccgctgccgtcgtcgtcaacctcctcctccacccctatcgtcggtgaactctctcccctcccctcccctcccctccctcttcctctcccgcgcgagcacaaagtgctcgacgaaatgcttgtGTGCTGCTGGTGTTGTTGCTGTGCTAGCTGTTGTTGCTGAtgatgtgctactggatgcaatctatctatctatcctagcttgatgtcattgttgctgcagctagatgcatgcttaggttgtgcttgcttgttgcttgttgatgtaCCGTGCTGCTGTTGCTCGttgatctatctatcctagcttgttgtcattgttgctgcagcctagatgcatgctcttgcagacttctcaccattcctggtgaactatacagattgctattgcttgtgtttccatgctctaaatggtcaaatgatcatcatgtgctagtgatttatTTATCGGCTCATTGCTCATGGTTGATGTACCTCGAGTAGTGGTTCGGATGCATTGCTgcttgttgctctggatgcattgcccctaattgttattgatgaaccatgtgatggtaatgattcaatttaattcaatgatgttaatttgatttccatcctttgttggaaataaatccatgtccgaacctcgtacaaggtaatgaagacttgctcacttggtattgcttgctagttggatatttggttggttttgatgctacttggttcatttaaatgcattaaatgctactatggtatgctacttgtggtatccttgtgaagaaaatgatggattcttgtgagcttatggtatgctactatgctactcgtggtatccttgtgaagatttacttgatggattgttatgagcttatggtatgctactatgcttataatgctcgattagtggggatgcttactggatcatgtgcatatagttcatatagttcgctaaaaagaaagaatgctccccggccggatgcttgatgtcttggctcagccaatgatgcaaaggctgaggcaaaaacttggataagaacgagatactaaaatagagatattcacattagggaatcatgtaaatgaatgccactgtggtatcctttgaagaaaatgggaagtttctgatggtttaaaagactaggtgatgctaggttattaagttggttgtcaaggttggttttatctggttaacttggataggctatgtgttcttgcttacttatgcatatccatctctcttggattgactagcttatgcttggcctctctcttgccgagcatcacttggttactaccaagtgatgaataatcccttatggtaccccggctttgttttgaactcaatcgagtaatgataaatttctatttcttgttggctttgatgaaaatagagatatccacggtaggggatcatgtaaatgaatgccacttgtggtatcctttgaagaaaaaggattgtttcgatggttttaaaaggctaggtggtgctaggtgattcggttggctaccaagacttgtctcatccggttagctaggatatgctatgtgttgttgcttgtttaggcatatctatcacttactggatttacttggttcttgattggcctctcttttgccagcatcacttggtctatataccaagtgatgaataatccctttggagcatctgctctatgcatgctatgtgtgtttgagcatcttgacttatgtcaccatggttgttggtttgttggtgtttttgtacttgccgatgattagatggttggtcgatcactcgtacactcgggggtggagcaagtgagcctagtgtgatggcacaaatatcaatattttgtgcatcctacctggcctcacttactccatccatggatgttaatatttgtttcgaccaacaaagtatgaggcattccatttagttcatactagctacttcttaattgcattggtctttcttccattttagtgccgatgattaaattgtttggtcacttgtacactctggggtggggccagtgagcctggtgcgatggcacaaatatcaatctcttgtgcattctacccggcctcactgaccccatcccggaatgttaatatttctttcgaccaacaaa contains the following coding sequences:
- the LOC124647937 gene encoding xyloglucan galactosyltransferase KATAMARI1 homolog; the protein is MACSGLPVCMQIGTAPAMKPFSRDGNDGAERSGIVRPTRTLYLALLCAMFWAVLFILQQPKPAGFFSQLKIAPAFQLGLSDDKCAGRYVYMYDLPPRFNADLVRDCRSLTASTDVCKHAANDGFGPTITGGGEGGSLPETGAYDTDQFMLALIFHARMKRHECLTSDPAAAAAVYIPFYAGLDVMRYMGQESPDVAAREALPRDLVEWLLRRPEWRAMGGRDHFLLAGRGSWDFLREPGATGKGGNSLMTYPAIRNATVLTVEASPYHGFDFAVPFPSHYHASSDADVSSWQGRMRRAERRWLWGFAGASRPSSKRTVRSQIMEQCDRSSRCAMFDIDTSVAATPARTMQLLESAEFCVQPRGDAYTRKSTFDSILAGCIPVFFHPISAYLQYIWHLPRDYRSYSVFIHHGDVVDKNASIEEVLTKIPPAKVAQMREEVIRLIPTVMYRDPAAKGVTFKDAFDVAVDAVILRVAKRRRAAAEGRECWDSVDGGKSWKHDLLEDGENTTRPHEFDKYVYT